One genomic window of Halanaerobium saccharolyticum subsp. saccharolyticum DSM 6643 includes the following:
- a CDS encoding NAD(P)/FAD-dependent oxidoreductase, which yields MNKQEYDLVVVGGGPAGLAAAQEAFDQGIKDILIIERDFELGGILQQCIHNGFGLHYFGEELTGPEYAQQFIENIRERGVDIKLDTMVLEVTPEKTVYAINSDEGMLEISAGAVILAMGCRERTREAIDIPGSRPAGVYSAGTAQRYINMEQWIPGEKVVILGSGDIGLIMARRMHLEGAEVEAVLELLPFSGGLTRNIVQCLEDFDIPLRMQQTVIDIKGKDRLEAVTVAEVDDDFQPIEGTEYEIECDTLLLSVGLIPENELSEEAGVEMHAVTGGPVVNEGRETNIEGVFACGNVLHVHDLVDWVTEESLIAGKTAADYLKKGINKRSKAIDVDPGENVGYIVPHKITNKVEDRKLVNLYMRAKQPMTDVKINLYAGDKKLLNKKARRVEPGEMITFPVPEKMISSNDIASLKVDIVKEEE from the coding sequence ATGAATAAACAAGAATATGATTTAGTTGTAGTTGGTGGAGGACCAGCTGGCTTAGCAGCAGCACAGGAAGCTTTTGATCAAGGGATTAAAGATATATTAATTATAGAAAGAGACTTTGAATTAGGCGGGATTTTACAGCAGTGTATCCATAATGGTTTTGGCCTGCATTATTTTGGAGAAGAATTAACTGGACCTGAATATGCACAACAATTTATAGAAAATATTAGAGAACGTGGTGTAGATATAAAATTAGATACAATGGTTTTAGAAGTGACTCCTGAGAAAACAGTATATGCTATTAATTCTGATGAAGGAATGTTGGAAATTAGTGCAGGAGCAGTAATTTTAGCAATGGGTTGTCGAGAAAGAACAAGAGAAGCAATTGATATCCCAGGTTCTAGACCAGCCGGAGTTTATAGTGCGGGAACAGCGCAAAGATATATCAATATGGAACAGTGGATTCCAGGTGAAAAAGTAGTTATTTTGGGTTCAGGAGATATCGGTTTGATTATGGCAAGAAGAATGCATTTAGAAGGTGCAGAAGTAGAAGCTGTTTTAGAACTGCTGCCATTTTCGGGAGGCTTGACCCGAAATATTGTTCAGTGTTTAGAAGATTTTGATATACCACTAAGAATGCAGCAGACAGTAATAGATATTAAAGGAAAAGATAGGTTAGAAGCTGTAACAGTAGCAGAAGTTGATGATGATTTCCAACCAATAGAAGGTACAGAATATGAAATTGAATGTGATACTTTATTATTATCAGTAGGTTTGATTCCAGAAAATGAATTATCGGAAGAAGCAGGAGTAGAAATGCATGCTGTAACAGGCGGCCCAGTAGTAAATGAAGGAAGAGAGACAAATATTGAAGGGGTTTTTGCCTGTGGAAATGTGCTGCATGTGCATGATTTAGTAGATTGGGTAACAGAAGAAAGTTTAATTGCTGGAAAAACAGCAGCAGATTATTTGAAAAAAGGTATAAATAAGAGATCAAAAGCAATAGATGTAGATCCAGGTGAGAATGTTGGCTATATAGTTCCCCATAAAATCACGAATAAAGTAGAAGATAGAAAATTAGTCAATTTATACATGAGAGCAAAACAGCCTATGACAGATGTTAAAATTAATTTATATGCAGGCGATAAGAAGTTATTAAATAAAAAAGCTCGTCGAGTAGAACCAGGAGAGATGATAACTTTCCCTGTACCAGAAAAGATGATCTCTTCAAATGATATAGCTAGTTTAAAAGTTGATATTGTGAAGGAGGAAGAATAA
- the ptsP gene encoding phosphoenolpyruvate--protein phosphotransferase: MILLEGIAASPGIAIGKSLLKKEEKIEIDKKKISDDQVEQEIEKLHDALAESKKSLKELKEETAEKLGEEKAEIFAAHLMILDDPEVIPAFENKIKDNKLNAAAAVKEVIDEFAAMFAAMDDEYLRERGSDIKDVGMRVIKNLLGIEDISDKMEDDVIIVAEDLTPSDTAKLDTDKVLAFVTRDGSRTSHSAIMARSLGIPSVVGLGNELIEKAENEITIIVDGNQGKVFFDPDQSTLDEYKVKLEEYKAEQERLMAFKDKKAQTKDGHQVEVAGNMGNLKDVDPILANGGEGVGLFRSEFLYMDRSDLPTEEEQFEVYKKATQKMGDKPLVIRTLDVGGDKELPYLDFPDEMNPFLGYRAIRVCLERDDIFKPQLRALLRAGVYGNIKIMFPMISSLDELLKAKAKIEEVKAELKEEGIKYNEEIDVGMMIEVPSAVMIADKLAKEVDFFSIGTNDLIQYTVAVDRMNEQIAEMHTPYHPAVLRLIKKTIDAGHAEDIWVGMCGEAAGEELLLPFLLGAGLNEFSMSAVSILKIKEVLTKWTVAEAEKESEKVLELGTAAEVKEYLRKIAK, from the coding sequence GTGATTTTATTGGAAGGAATCGCTGCTTCTCCTGGAATTGCTATTGGTAAATCATTATTAAAAAAAGAAGAAAAAATCGAAATTGATAAAAAGAAAATTTCAGATGATCAGGTAGAGCAGGAAATTGAAAAGTTACATGATGCTTTAGCTGAATCAAAAAAATCTTTAAAAGAATTAAAAGAAGAAACTGCTGAAAAACTGGGAGAAGAAAAGGCAGAAATCTTTGCTGCCCATCTAATGATTCTAGATGATCCTGAGGTTATACCTGCATTCGAAAATAAGATCAAAGATAATAAGCTGAATGCAGCTGCAGCAGTTAAAGAAGTAATTGATGAGTTTGCTGCTATGTTTGCAGCTATGGATGACGAATATTTAAGAGAACGTGGTTCAGATATCAAAGATGTTGGAATGAGAGTAATCAAGAACTTATTAGGTATAGAGGATATTTCAGATAAGATGGAAGATGATGTAATAATTGTAGCTGAAGATTTAACTCCATCTGATACCGCTAAACTTGATACTGATAAAGTTCTCGCCTTTGTAACCAGAGATGGTTCTAGAACTTCTCACTCTGCTATTATGGCTCGTTCTTTAGGGATTCCATCTGTAGTTGGCTTAGGAAATGAATTAATTGAAAAAGCAGAAAATGAAATAACCATTATTGTAGATGGTAATCAGGGTAAAGTCTTTTTTGATCCAGATCAATCTACACTAGATGAATATAAAGTAAAATTAGAAGAATATAAAGCTGAACAAGAGCGTTTGATGGCTTTTAAAGATAAAAAAGCTCAAACCAAAGATGGCCATCAGGTAGAAGTAGCTGGGAACATGGGGAATTTAAAAGATGTTGATCCAATACTTGCTAATGGAGGGGAAGGCGTTGGTCTTTTCCGCAGCGAATTCTTATACATGGATCGCAGTGACTTGCCTACAGAAGAAGAGCAATTCGAAGTATATAAAAAAGCTACTCAAAAAATGGGAGATAAACCTTTAGTTATCAGAACTCTTGATGTTGGAGGGGACAAAGAACTTCCTTATTTAGATTTTCCAGATGAAATGAACCCATTTTTAGGTTACAGAGCTATCAGAGTTTGTTTAGAAAGAGATGATATATTCAAACCTCAGCTCCGTGCTCTTTTAAGAGCTGGCGTTTATGGCAATATAAAAATTATGTTTCCAATGATTTCTTCTTTAGATGAGTTATTAAAAGCTAAAGCTAAGATAGAAGAGGTAAAAGCTGAATTAAAAGAAGAAGGCATAAAGTATAATGAAGAAATTGATGTTGGAATGATGATAGAAGTTCCTTCTGCAGTAATGATAGCAGATAAATTAGCTAAAGAAGTTGACTTTTTTAGTATTGGAACTAATGATTTAATACAGTATACAGTTGCTGTAGATAGAATGAATGAACAAATTGCAGAGATGCATACACCTTATCACCCAGCTGTATTAAGATTAATTAAAAAGACTATTGATGCCGGTCATGCAGAAGATATCTGGGTTGGTATGTGTGGTGAAGCAGCGGGAGAAGAATTATTGCTACCATTCTTATTAGGAGCTGGACTGAATGAATTTAGCATGAGTGCAGTTTCAATTCTAAAAATTAAAGAAGTATTAACAAAATGGACTGTAGCTGAAGCAGAAAAGGAAAGCGAAAAAGTTTTAGAATTAGGAACAGCTGCTGAAGTTAAAGAATATTTAAGAAAAATTGCAAAATAA
- a CDS encoding glycerol-3-phosphate responsive antiterminator, with amino-acid sequence MKHLAGYFNSYPIIPAVRDIKNLEKPMKIKEAVLIFLLTGSIFDLEKAMDLAHKYDKILMVNIDLVKGIAHDKEGIKYLAENDLCDGIISTKGYLIKEAAKNNLMTIQRVFLLDSASLVSAEKSFNSHHIDAVEILPGLAAPHFIEKQKDSKHNYPVIAGGLIKNKEEVDNLKKDGVFAVSTSNHQLWKYE; translated from the coding sequence TTGAAACATTTAGCTGGTTACTTTAACAGTTATCCAATTATTCCAGCTGTTAGAGATATTAAGAATTTAGAAAAACCAATGAAAATTAAAGAGGCAGTATTAATATTTTTGTTGACTGGATCCATTTTTGATTTAGAAAAAGCTATGGATTTAGCACATAAATATGATAAAATTTTAATGGTTAATATCGATTTGGTCAAAGGTATTGCCCATGACAAAGAAGGGATTAAATATTTAGCTGAAAATGATTTATGTGATGGCATTATATCCACTAAAGGATATTTAATAAAAGAAGCCGCTAAAAATAATTTAATGACAATTCAAAGAGTATTTTTGCTTGATTCAGCTTCATTAGTCAGTGCAGAAAAATCGTTTAATTCACATCATATTGATGCTGTTGAAATTTTACCAGGATTAGCAGCACCACATTTTATTGAAAAACAAAAAGATAGCAAGCATAATTATCCTGTTATTGCTGGTGGTTTAATAAAAAATAAAGAAGAAGTGGATAATTTAAAAAAAGATGGTGTTTTTGCTGTTTCTACTAGTAATCACCAATTATGGAAATATGAATAA
- a CDS encoding HPr family phosphocarrier protein produces the protein MIRLVKEKKVMITNKTGLHARPAAQFVQKAGKYDSKIEIIFEEKEVNAKSIMGVMSLGVGKGNEIIIKADGDDAESAVEELVDFIQVEMKKEDE, from the coding sequence ATGATCAGATTGGTAAAAGAAAAGAAGGTTATGATCACTAATAAGACCGGTCTGCACGCCCGCCCTGCAGCCCAATTCGTACAGAAAGCAGGAAAATATGATTCGAAAATTGAAATAATTTTTGAAGAAAAAGAAGTTAATGCAAAAAGTATTATGGGTGTAATGAGCCTGGGAGTAGGAAAAGGTAATGAGATTATAATCAAAGCAGATGGTGATGATGCAGAGTCAGCAGTTGAAGAACTAGTTGATTTTATTCAGGTTGAAATGAAAAAGGAGGATGAATAG
- a CDS encoding DUF1667 domain-containing protein has protein sequence MGKQVEITCISCPMGCDVELDIDDNDQITCMTGNNCKAGEKYVKNEYYNPTRVLPTTARVKNGVLPLVPVKSQDPIPKGLLKKAMVEIAKVELEAPVKLGDVVVENILDTGVNIVATREMPKIK, from the coding sequence ATGGGAAAACAAGTAGAGATAACTTGTATAAGCTGTCCAATGGGTTGTGATGTTGAATTAGATATAGATGACAATGATCAGATTACATGTATGACAGGTAATAATTGTAAAGCAGGAGAAAAATATGTGAAAAACGAGTATTATAATCCCACAAGAGTATTACCAACTACAGCACGAGTTAAAAATGGTGTTTTACCTTTAGTACCGGTAAAAAGTCAAGATCCAATTCCTAAAGGTTTATTAAAAAAAGCAATGGTAGAAATAGCTAAGGTAGAATTAGAAGCACCAGTAAAATTAGGAGATGTTGTAGTAGAAAATATATTAGATACTGGAGTTAATATTGTAGCTACTAGAGAAATGCCGAAAATTAAATAA